The genomic window CTACATCTGCAAATCTCCTCTTGAAAAAGCATCCACATGTGATGCAGCAGTTTATTTCACTTTTACCTTCTCTTGTCGATACTGATTGATGATCCAGAAACCAAAAAATAGGGTTTGCAGCTGTTCATCTGGTAGTGCTTCCTCCCTTTATTAAGGTTTATAGCACAGTGGATATTTTGCTGTTGTTAGTGAagctaaatttcaaattgattgtTGTGTTTCAGGCTTTGCTTGCTGTTACGGTCACAGTATCAGAATCGGTTAAAATAATGATGCTGGCGCATGCATGTCATATTCGCATTTGATTCGGAGAAACTTAAGCTGTTGCAAAATCAATACTTTGCAAACAGTATTAATCAGAAACAGATGATTCCTCAGATACTTGGTGTGTTTCTTTAAAGAAACTGGGTACATACAACAAACTGATACAAAAAGAACGAGTTTCTGCAGCCTGTAAGTTACTTTGTGTAATATTGATCATGCTGCTTAGTGATTGTTTTTGCCTGTATTATAGATCGAAATCAATTTACATGCTATTTAGTCAAAGGTGGTTCTTTAATAACTAAAAATACagagatattttttaaatgaagcaGCTACTTATTCTAGGGTATTCAAACAGAAGATTGAAATTGATCGGTCTGTTAGAGAGAGATTTTTAGATTGTATGttgattttatattatattgaatAAACAGGGAAAACACAGAGAGCCTTTTTCTAACTGCTTAGATACTTGAAATATTAAGGTGGACCATTCAAGCATTATCCAAGCCAAGacgctgtttttttttttttgggtgggGGGGGGGAAGAGCTTTTTGACTTCCAGAATGCAGAAAATAAATTTCCCTTGAGGAATCAATTTTCCAACCAATCTGATCATCTTTGACGAGAAGATTCACTACCTAAATAAACCAATGTCCTTCAAATTTCTTCGAGTTTCCAACTTAAGATAAATCATGTGCTCATTCCCAATTATCATTGATTTTGGGAGAAAAGGGAAAATACAACACACCTCAACACAATACGGGAATGACAAATATATATTCAAGCAAAGTATATCAGAATTGTCTTTCTCCCCTTTATAGGTTAAGCAATTAAGTCTTTTTCTTAAATGAAACCTAACTTTccattgataaaatgaaaagagactaatgctcaaagatACAATAACCTTCAAAGGATAGAGAAATTGTGGGaaaacaaaaggagaaaaaatacTATTGAGATACAAAGAGGAGAAGACATCAAAAAGCAAACTCTTAAAATCTAACAAACCGACTCCAAAAAGGAAAGCAAAACTAGAGAGCACATAAACTAAAAAGCTAAAGCCGACAGAAGTCCAATGAGCCTACAAGGTAAGAAGTTCAATAAGGCCGAAAGAGCGAGGATCAAACCACAAAACAATTCAACTTCTAAACTGTTACTTCCAGAAAAACCACAACTTCTTAAGGACAAAACAATAAGGTTTAGGTGCATAAACACGAGAAATCCACAAAAATAGTTTAATTCTTGAACAAAACCACTAAGAAATGCTTTAACTAAAGGAGAAAGAGGAGGAATTGATTCCAAAAACCACATTTTTCAATCGAAGCAGAGAACTTGGCAGGAATTATGGGTGACAATTCTGCTTTAACATTTTCACCATTCTTAAACAAAGTATCAAAGCTATCTGCAAAGTAAACCTTTTGAGTCTCCTCAACAAATGCATCTTGTGCTAAAACATTCATAATATCCTCACTGCTTAGACTAACATCTGAATCTCCATCAGAATTGTAACCAGAAGGAGTATCTTTAAGAGGTGTATGGCTAAAACTCctttacaaaagaaaattttgatctTGAAACTTTAATGATTGATTGGTTGAAGTTCAAACTATAAGGCAAAGGATGTGGATTGTCTGTCGGTTGTGAATCAGTTAATAAGAGATGTGTACAGGACTCCTCCACAACATCTGAATTGAACTCAAAATGTTCCTCTGTGGatgattgctttttttttttttttttttgtcgatGGTAAGAAAGAGGATAATAAGAAAATGGAGAACTTTCAATGTTCACATCCTCTTTAGTGCTCCTTAAATCAACAAACTGTGGAGTACTATTGCGGTTTCCCTAGGACAATTAAGGCTCTCTAGAGGTTGTGGATCTACCTCATTTGGAGCTGAAACGAAATTGGTTTTCTTGTTTGACTGAATGGGAACACCCTCTTCAACAAAATTGGATACCTCAAACACTTCATCAAATTTAACTTCAATCAATCTTGTAATAtcgaaagagttaaaaaaagtAGTTGAAAAATAACTTGCCTTGAAGGATACTAGGAGGATCTAATGGAGAAATATCACTAAATTTAAGGTGAAAATTACCATTAGTCTTATCTTTAACTAATTTTAGCTGGGAGAAAACCACACGAATTTCGTTTAACTTCAATACGAGCTTCAGATCAATCCAAGAAATTTGGAGTTTGAGAAGAAATACTAACTAGATCCTCAAGGTTTTCTCCAATGGCTTCAAAAGTAGCACGAGTCCAAAAAGGcaaaggtaatttttttatGGAAAGCCAACCTCCATAACTCACAATGAACTTTGGATGAGAATGTGCTTAAGACCAATTTTCAGCCTTCAAATGCAAGGATCCAATTTCTCACCATTTTTCATCAAAATCCATATCAACAAAACTATCATCAAGTTTTATTAATGCCTTGTCACCCATGAAAGGATTGATTAGAACTCTAGACTGAAAATAGTCTTCCGAAGCAAGACAAATATCCTTCCAAGAATAGTAGGCAAACAATCGAGAAACAACAAACACATTGTTGAAGTTCATTGTCAACGCTTCTTTATCTTTTCTAACCCAATAAGAGAGATCAAAGTCAGACGGCTAAGAAACGACCTGAAAGTTTCTAGCCACTTTCAAATCATCTGAGAGAGTTGGAGGTAAAGGCTCACCAAATTCAGACTCACCAACACCAAACCGAAGGAAAGACGGCAAATTGCCCAAAAGATCTCTAATCATTTCTCAAAAAACCATCcaacctttcttcaagaaacTAGCTGGAACATGTAGATTTTTCCAACCACCAGTAGGCGGCCAAATAGCACATTTGAAAAATCTTTCATTGAATGATTTGAACTTAGCCAAACAAATGAATCTAGAGTCATTCCGGTCTTTTTTGGAGAAGAACACATGAACCCAATCTTGTAATAACTCCACCAAAGATGTTTCAAACCAACGCAAGTGAGAGATTGAAAGGTAAATCTTCTGATTATTACTTGAATTCTCAATAGAAAACATGTTCTTCTCAcattttatccaaaaataagATTTTTGAATACAACAACTCATTGCCTCTAAAGTGGTCAAAGACATCTTAAATGAGAAGAAGCACAATAGAAACCAAATTGGAGACTGGAACATGGCAAAGAGGGTTGCAAGGGTTGATGTAAAGACTAAGGATGAATGATGGAGAAAAAATGATGGAGAAATCTAAGATGGACAACAAAGGTTTGAAGACAAAAGGATAGCGGGTGAGGAAACGGACGGTTAGGGTTTTTAGAGGAGGttttggagagagagacaaCAAAGGCTCGGCTAGAGAGGGTCACAAACAGAAACGCTGTTAGGGCTTTAGGTAGAGAGGAGACAGGAtacaagaagaaagaaaaatgatgttaacgttaaaaaaaaaaatgggttgCAGTGGAAGAGAAGAGGGTGGGTGACGAACAAAGAGAAAgcgggagagagagagaaaggacCACCTTGAAGGCCGGATGAGGGTGGCGAAGGGACGATGGAGGACGGAGCCAGCGGTGGTCGGACAAAGAGAAACAACACGAATATATACCGGTTTGCCTCAATCTTCTACAATTGTAGGTTCTAGTGTAATGGAGATTAAAAAGGCTCTCACACTCGCACCACAAATTATCCTTCAAATAGTCCAACAATAGTTTTTTGACTTCCAAGAGTCACAACCAAGAGAAATGTTCTTGAAGCTTGAAGCTTCTGCCAATTTTTGCTTCTGTCCAACAATATCATTTTGCTTGAAGCTTCTGTCAATTTTTCGTATGCATCAGGTTTTCGTTGTTCCTTTGGCTCGTTCACTTTGAAGATTCAAAACTCAGTATTCTTCGTTTGCTATTGATGTTTTTGTTTCTAAGATTTAAGTGTATTTTCTCCCCAAAATTCTATATTTAATTGGAGGGCTTTTATTTATGGTGCCTGTTCTTCGTTGTAAAGCATGACTCTCTTGAGTTTGTTCTTTTATGTTTTCTGGCTCTTCGGTTTGTTTCCTTGTAATTTGAGCAATAATTTTTTCATTGATAAGCTCTTCAATTTGTTTCCTTGTAATTTGAGCAATAATATCTCTCTTCATTTTATTAATGAAAAGTTTtgtttacatttaaaaaaaaaaaaaaaaaaaacacttctaAGGGTCACAACCTGGTAGCCTAggacaaacaaataaataaaaccctCAACCTGACAAAGAATGGTTGCCAATTGAGGTTGCAACTCAACTCGCTCACCTATCACTCATGTCCGCCGGCCCGCAATGCTGAATAAtactaaacaaaaaaataaaaaaaaggtgaGCTACAAAAGAATAAAAGGAATCAAAGAAAGGTGGCCAAGCAATGGCTCTCTGTAGATATATATGTCATGAAACCTAGCCCCAAAATGGATGAACTCCTAGCACTAACTTCAGTCATTCAAGATTAGCAGCTTATTTTGGCTCCACGAATCCTAACAATTAACTTAGATAGATTCataaaagagaattaaaataagTTTCCTCAAGCCAAGTATCTCCTGAAGAAATTTTCTTTCCCCATTGCCAACATTAAAAGAACTTTTCATTGATTAGTGGAATGGACAAAGTGTTCAACGATACAAACTCTTTCCTAGGAAGTAAAGGTCTTGAAACATTTCCATCCCCTTCCATTTCTTTCCAATTATGAGTCGAAGTAAAGGAATGCCAAGTCTCCAGATTGAAAAtataatgatttaaaatcattatTGTCTCCCACAGCTAGCTTGAAGTTGATGAAGTCTCTCGGAAGATTGGTTGGGTGGACTATGAGCATATGTTGTTAGAGTGGGGCTTTGTATACTTGGTTATGGTAAAGTTcagaagtgttttttttttttttttttttttgaacactTTGGTGACTCCTCCATGAACCAAAATTCAGATGAAACGATTCTCTTTTATGACTTTTCTCATTCCAAACAGCTTTTGTGTTGCTCTCTAAGGAAGATGAAATTCTAGCATAGCAAGagaagaaattttattttcttttatctgaTTCTGATTCTTTTGCAGATAGCCGATGAAGCAAACTATATGAAGACATCAAAAATTAACCATGAGAAGCAGTTGCATGAGCTAATAATCAGAATGGAGGAAATCTTTTCTAATGAGTCTAACAACCAGAAGGTTTTTGAAGATGAGATGCAAGGTAGTCTGACTTCCATTTTGATTGCAGATGACAATAGAAGGGCTGCATTCCAGCTTGCGTATGAGGAAGAGCAACAAAATATTGCGGTGTGTGTAGTCTACATTGTTTAGTTTTCATACTTGTCATCATCCTTTTGATTGATGCCATTTGTTTCACATGGAATGGGAACTTAAGATTGTTTCATCAGTTCTGTCATAGAGTTTGTTCTATTGGCAGGAAAAGTGGATGCACATGTTTCGTGCTTTGATTGACGAGCGTGGTCCGTGGGCTGCTAATTCTTCTCCAAATATTTCTTCAACGCATTGGAAACTTGACAAGACTGAAGATATGTGGCGACGAAGacctaaactaagaaagaatTATCACTTTGATGAAAAGCTTTGTCACCCCTCATCAATTTCTCCTGGTGCTGACATTACTCACGctgaaaatgaaaacaaatctGGTATTGTTGGGCACATTCCAGAGCAAATGAAAAGATTTTTGCTGAAAGGTGTTCGGAAGATAACTGATGAAGGAAACTCAGAACCCATTGAAAATGATGCTGAACAATGTGAACCTAATGCTTCCATTCTCAAGGACTCTTCCGATGGCCAGTACCCAGAGCTAATCAAAGACGTTGGTGACTGGAAAGATATTGTACAGGACAGAAAAGATACTTTATTTTCATCAGTGACAGAAGAAAGCGAGGTATGTAAACTAAGTTGAAACTGCACTCCATTAGTTAAATACTTCAGTAGTGTTCATGGATGGCTTCATGCATCAGGTTCTCATGTCGACTCCTTGCATACTTGTGACACCCAAAAGAAAATTAGCTGGACGTTTGGCtgtaatgaaaaatgttttgcaTTTTTTTGGCGAATTTTTGGTCGAAGGCACTGGGGGAGCATCAACCTTTAAGAACTTCGAAGTTCTTAAAAGTTCAAATTTGACTAAGCTCAACCAAAGGCAGAAGTCTCTAAAGTGGCCATTGCATTTACAATTGGATTCGAGAAAGAGTACTTCATTTGATAACATGGAGGTGATGAATGATGATGGCTATTTAAAAAGACCACTAAAAAATGTCAGACGCCATAGAAGATGGGACATTGGAAAGGTAGGGAAATCACaaattccatttcattttaccaGGCATTGTTGTGTATAGAAatctaatgttttttttttcttcccgtTCTTGTATGTATGATGGACTCTCAGATAAAAGGAGTTCACTGGACTCGATATTTGCTAAGATACACTGCAATAGAGATCTTCTTCAGTGATTCAGTTGCACCAGtcttttttaatttcaactctCCAAAAGTTGCGAAAGATATTGGGACTCTGATCGTGTCGAGTAGAAATGACTATTTGTTTCCTAAAGGCAGTAGTCGAAATCAAAGTGGAGTTATTTCTTTTGTCGATAGACGTGTTGCCTTAGAGCTGGCAGAAACTGCAAGAGAGAGTTGGAGGAGGAGGGATATCACAAACTTTGAGTATTTAATGATTCTCAATACTCTTTCTGGAAGATCTTATAATGATTTAACTCAGTATCCGGTCTTCCCCTGGGTTTTGGCGGATTACTCCTCTGAGGTTCTTGATTTTAACAAATCATCAACTTTTCGTGATCTTTCAAAGCCTGTTGGAGCTTTAGATTTGAAACGGTTTGAGGTTAGTTCCATTGTCCTTTACACCAGATGTCCCcgttttattttagtttttaatttttacagtTATTATATGTGTCAACTGTTACCTCTGCAGGTATTTGAAGATAGATATCGTAACTTTTGTGATCCTGACATACCAAGGTGATTTCTGTCATGATTTCTTATTTTTAagcaagttttttttatttttgttttttatttatttaattactttGGAGGGAGCAAAAATTAGCTGATATCTGTTTTTGAAACTTTCAAGTTtacacaattttgaaaattttggctTTCAATGTTTTCACTTAGTATGGTATAGAGTTTTCTTAAGGGGAAAGAGCATTAACAGGCTGAGATGGAACTCTAACAAAACCATAAACTATAAATATGCTCCCATCTTTTTTAGATTAGAGATTTCGTCGGCAACGGAAGATAAATTTATTCTTCTAGAAAATAATAGATAGATAAACACTAGCGGTCGCAAGGGATCTTGAGCTCGCACCAATATTATTCgtagaaggaaaagaaggttgaaagaattaaaggaTAATGGAGATGTAAGATATGTTTTACAACCATCAAGCATTCAtgttgttagatgatataatattaaatttaccttcactcattagcttaagcttttgggtgAATCAGTAATTTAGGATGGTATCAGAACAAGTGGTCTGGGAGGTCATGTGTTCAAATCCCTGCAATGTTATTTCGTCCCCagttaatattgatttccacttgTTGGATCTTCTGCATATTTCAAGTCCACAAGTGAGGGGgaatgttagatgatataatattaaattaactttcaCCCATCAGGTTAAACTTTTAGGTAAATTGATGATTTAAGACATATATTCCAAGTGAGCAAGTAAAACGAAAATATAGAACAAATGACTAATCATGTAAAAGATTGATGATTTTAGGTCAATTGATGATTTAAGACATATATTCCAAGTGAGCAAGTAAAACGAAAATATAGAACAAATGACTAATCATGTAAAAGATATAGCATAATATTTGCAGGGACATTGAGGGAAAGTCATTTTAGTTTATGGAACCTttcatataatttgttataattctatagttagggttttccatttttgtaaatattttgtgatattttccttttctatgctttgtacacttgtatatattcatatctttggtgaatgaatagagtattctgattctttctcaaacctaagagttttacatggtatcagagctctctAAACAAACTTAGGGTTTTGTGAACCTTAGGATTTGAGATTTTAGAACCCGTTTGTGATACGTTTAGGGTTTTATGGAGAGGTGAGTTTACATTTTTACTCACAGTCGCCGTCTTCGGTTCATTTGCTGTCGTTAGCTGCCGCCGTCGGAAAagaaactgtttttttttttttacaccaCCCAGTCCAATAAGGAGCCCAGCCGCCgatctacaaaaccccaaagtcCGGTTGCCATCTGACCAGCGCGTGAGGCTCATGCGCCGCTTGTTCCAACCTGCTGTCCGTCCATGCGCCGACGCGTGCGCCGTTGTTTTTCGTCCATCTTCTGTGGGTTTCCTCAGTGTTGTTGGCTCTTCTTGGTGGTGTGTTTTTTTGGGATATATAGATATACTCACTGCTTGTAAAGACATCTCTTcggtaaattagggtttgattctCTGCTGTCTGGTGTCTATTTTTGAGGTAATGGCTGATAAGAAACAAGTAATGTTTGAGATTGTTCTTATGGTGTCAAAAGTAACTAAAACAAAGTTGAATGGATCCAGGAGGAGGTGTTTGCTATTATTGTCATAAACCTAGCCATACGAAACATGAATGCAGAAGATTGTTGAATAAGGGTCAGAGGATGCCATCACCCTCTGCACATGTCGCCTCTACTCTTGATAATCTTCACAAGTCAATTACGATTTCTGCAGaggagtttgctaaatttcaacAGTATCAAGAGTCATTAAGGGCATCATCTTCTACTCCCATTACGACCATCGCAGAGACAGGTAACATTTCTAAATGTCTTCTTTCCTCCACGTCAAAATGGGTCATTGACTCTGGCGCTACAGACCATATGACAGGTAACCCCAGTTTATTTCTCTGACCTTTGTACATCTACCTTTTCACCTAATGTCACTATAGCTGATGGAACCTCCACTCCTGTTTTAGGATCAGGAACCGTCCATCTCACTGAATCAATTTCT from Benincasa hispida cultivar B227 unplaced genomic scaffold, ASM972705v1 Contig1378, whole genome shotgun sequence includes these protein-coding regions:
- the LOC120068916 gene encoding BEACH domain-containing protein B-like; protein product: MKTSKINHEKQLHELIIRMEEIFSNESNNQKVFEDEMQGSLTSILIADDNRRAAFQLAYEEEQQNIAEKWMHMFRALIDERGPWAANSSPNISSTHWKLDKTEDMWRRRPKLRKNYHFDEKLCHPSSISPGADITHAENENKSGIVGHIPEQMKRFLLKGVRKITDEGNSEPIENDAEQCEPNASILKDSSDGQYPELIKDVGDWKDIVQDRKDTLFSSVTEESEVLMSTPCILVTPKRKLAGRLAVMKNVLHFFGEFLVEGTGGASTFKNFEVLKSSNLTKLNQRQKSLKWPLHLQLDSRKSTSFDNMEVMNDDGYLKRPLKNVRRHRRWDIGKIKGVHWTRYLLRYTAIEIFFSDSVAPVFFNFNSPKVAKDIGTLIVSSRNDYLFPKGSSRNQSGVISFVDRRVALELAETARESWRRRDITNFEYLMILNTLSGRSYNDLTQYPVFPWVLADYSSEVLDFNKSSTFRDLSKPVGALDLKRFEVFEDRYRNFCDPDIPR